TTGCGCGGGAACGACTTCTCGGCGATGACCCGGTGCTCGAAGAAGATTCTCGCGCGCCAGGTCACCTTTCCCGAGGGCAGCGCCCGGCGAGTGACGGACATCAGCGTCGGCGCGGCTGCGCGGGCTCCCGATCGACCCACGTGGCGGGGATCAGGATGACGGTCCCGATCCGGCGGCACGGGATCTGCTCGGTCTCGGCCAGGTGGTACAGCGTCCGGACGGGCACACCGAGGACGACGGCGGCGTCCTTGACCCGGTAGTACTTGCTGCGGGCGATGACGGAGCGCTCGGTCGTCTCAGGCTGCGTGGTCGTCGTCATGGTCGTTCTCCTTGGGTGAGTGACGGACGTGCGGTCACCACCGATCCAGCACATGCCCATCCGGGCGTGAGCTGGTCGGGGGCGTCAAGGGGCTGCGGTCGATCGGTGGACGCAGCGGCGGGACGGCCGAGGGCTGTGGAGGCGTCGTCGGCAGCGGTGGTTCCGGGCGCTCTGGGTGATGGGTCGCCCAGGTCTCGGTGGCCGACGTCTCGGCGTGGGTAGTCGCGAGGATGCGGTCGAGCAGTTCGCGGGCGCTCTCGGGTGCGCTGCCGGGCAGGCAGTCCGGGTCGGGTCGATCCGTGGCGACGTAGAGACGGTTGAGGTGCCGGCCGCGGGTGACGGCGACGTAGAGGTCCTCCCGCCCCATGCCGGCGGTGACGACGGTGTGGGTCTCGTCGACGGTCCTGCCCTGGCCGCGGGCTGTGGTGGTGGCGTAGCCGAGCTCGACGTTCGCGGCGACGTATGCCGCGGGAAGGCGCAGCGTCGCGCCGGCCGGGTCACCGGCGGGCCGGACCCGGAGGCCGCCGTCGGGCAGCACGGCGGTGATCTGCCAGAGGTCACCGTTGCGAACGAACCCTTCGCCGGTGCGCAGTCGTCGGTTGTTGCGACGGGTCACCACGCGGTCACCGACACCGCCGGTGAGCCCGTCGCCCAAGGTGACGCCGTCGGCGTGGACGGTGCCGGTGCGGACGCGCTCGGCGCGACTACGCGCGTTGAGCTCGCTCACGGTGCGTCGGTCCGCCGCCGCGAGCAGCACGACCCGGCCGTCCGCCTCGGCCGCTGCCGCCGAGGCGAGCGCGTCGCCGAGCATGTCGTCGTGCTGGCCATGGCTGATCCGGAGGTGCCGGGCGTAGGCGTCCAGGGCGGCGGGATCGCCGTGCCGCAGCTCGAGGGTGGCGCGCGCCTCCCAGGGCTGACTGAACCGCCACAACGTGCGCAGCTCGGCAGTCGGGCCACGCCGGGAGAGCATCCCGAACGCGCCGCCGGCATCGACCGATCCGCGCTGCAGGTGATCCCCGACCAGCAGCACCTTCGCCTCGACTGCACCGGCCTGCTCGATCAGCACCGCGAGCGTGCGCGTGTCCGCCATCGAGGCCTCGTCGACGATGACCAGGTCGCCGCGCCGGAACCGCCATTGCTTCTGGTCGACGACGAGCGCGTGTCGGCGCCCGTTCGCGGCGTCGCGATCCCAGTACGTGACGCTCGGGTCCTCCACGACGGCCGTCTCGGCGCGGTACCGCAACGCCCGTTGGGCTGCGCCGTCACCGATCGACTCGTAGATCCACTTGGCCGCGGTCTCGCACCGCACGCCCAGCGCGCTTGAGAGGGTCGCGGCCGCGCTGGCGGACGGGGCCAGCCCGACGACGGAGCCCCGGGTGCTCCGCCACTCGGCGGCCAGTGCCGCGAGCGTGGTGGTCTTCCCGGTTCCCGCCGGGCCGACGAGCACGTCGAGCTGCTTCGTCGAGAGCAGCACCGCCTTCGCTGCCGCCCGCTGGTCGTCCGACAGGTGTGCCAGGTGACGGTCCGCAAGGCGCGCCGCCAGTGCGGGGATGCCGAGCGGACTGGCCGTTTCGGCGGCTTCCAGCAGGGTGCGCTCTGCCCGCAGCAGCTCGACCGAGGTGAACGTCTCCTCACCGACGCGGCGGCGGGACGGCTCGACGTCGCCGTCCAGCCGCACGCACGCCGCGCCGGCCTCTCGGACGATCGCGTTGGTCAGCTTCAGCCGGTCGTCGGAGGAGGCCATCCGCAGCGCGAGCGACGAGCGCAGCGCTGCGGCGCCGAGGTTCCAGGTCGACCAGACCGATCGGCGGGTCGAGACGTCGTCGAGGACTTGGGCGACGATCGCCGCACGGACCTCCGGCCCGACGTCGCCCGCCCGCAGCGGGCGACTGTGGCGGCCGGTCAACGCGCGCGCAGCCAGGTCGACCGGCTCGACGCCCGTCAAGGCACGCGCCCGGTTGGCCCAGTCCGCCAGCAGCTCCCGCAGAGCGCGAATGAACTTGGGTGGCCGGGTCTCGCGCGTCAGGTGCTGGCGCGCTCGTGTCGTCTCGACGCGCGACGGTGCCCGCCCGCGCCGCTCGGCGAACTCTTCGGCCCACCGCTGCTCCGCGCAGTGGATCTGCTCCGACCGCGCGGAGAACTCAGCCAGAAGATCCTCGCCGAGACCGTCGACCTCGAACGCGGGGTTGCGACGCTCCCCACGGGCTCGCGTCGACCACGTCGCGCCCAGTCGCCGCGACACCTCGTCGGCGAGGAGTGCGTCGTAGAGCTCGGAGACCGTCACGACCGCGGCGTGCAGCGTCCGGCCGTCGATGGAGCTCCACGCACCGTCGGGCCCCTGGACCTTGTTGGCGACGACGACGTGCGTGTGCAGGTTCGGGTCACCGGCGCGCGAGTCCCAGTGGTCGAACGCGGCGGCGACCATGCCGCGCGTTCGCACCTGCCGGCATCCGGCCGCGCCGACCCGCGTGCGGATCACCCACTGCTCAACGAACCGCAGAGCCGAAGCCAGCGCGTCGCGGTGGGCGTCGTAGAGCGCGGTGCGCGTCTGGTCGTCGGCCAACGCCCACAGGACCGAGACCGACTTCGGCGCCGTGAACGTCAGGTCGTACCCGGCGACCGTGTGCCGGCCCTCTCCGGGCACGAGCTGCCTGTAGGGCGTGCCCAGCGGCTCGATGCTGATCGGGTCGCGCCCGTCACGGAAGACGGCTGTCATCGCAGCCTCAGACACGGCCGCGCCGACCTGAAGTCGACCGCCGCCGAGCGCACCGAGACCGCCACCGAGCCACCGCCCCGACGGGTTGCCCGTCTGCTCGTAGTACGCGGTGAGCGAGTCGCCGGCGAACAGCCCCGCGTCGCCGGCGGCGATGTGCCTTGTCAGGTACGCATACCCGTCGCCGACGGTCAGCTTGTGCATCGACAGCACCGCAAGCACCTCCCGTGGTAGCAACTCGGGCGAGCGCTCCCGAAACCAGGTGTCCGGAAGGGTGCGCAAGACGCGACGCGGAAGTCGTGGGCGCGCGAGAAGTGCCAGGCGTGCGACTGGGGCAATTCTCGAAACCCGCACGGGCCCCGTGGAAGCTCGAACGATCTGGGCCGTGGTTCGCACGAGTTCTACACTCTTCGCGTGGCGGACGACCTGGACGAGGCCCGCGAGACGCAGTTCTTGGCCACAGCGATCGATCCGCTAGCGCGCAAGATCCTCGACGCCACGGACCCGTGGGATGCGTACGACACGGCGGGGCGCATCCTTGGCTCCCTCGTGGATGACATTCACTGGTTGCCCCACGGTGGCAACCTGTACACCGTGTGGGCGGAACTCATCGACTTGTTCGAGACAGGCGAGACGCCTATCCCGGCCGCTCTCGCGGTCCTACGCCAGGCAGCGACCGACTGGCTCGGAAGACCCGTTGCACTCACCACCGAGTTCATCGAGACGTGGTCGGAACGCACTCAGATGGCCGCCAACGACCTATTCGACCGCGACGGCACGTTCTGGAGCCGGCCAGAGGAGTAGAACGCGCGGTCGGGCGGATCGTCTGGGGTCGAATCTGGCCCACGCTGTACACACAGATGCGCCAGCGGTGCCGGAAACACCGGCGGGTCAAGGGCGTGTGGGGCCTCGACCAGGGCGCCCAGCGGCATGTGGCGCCCGTCGACGAGCTGAGTGGGAGACTCCGACAACCCGCCGCGGGACCGCCCAATGGCGTGATCAAGCGGTCCGAGAAGCAGACTCGTGTGATTCGCCGCGGCACCTGTGTCGCACGGCAGGCCGGTCGTGTAGCTCACGGACTCGGTTGCTCCGGCCAGACTCGCCCTCGCCCTCGCCCTCGCCCTAGCCCTCGCCTCGGCCGGTGGTCGATCACATGGCGGACTCTTCTTGCACGGACACGTGCGCCAGGGCCGAACGGGCTGTGGAAAGGCGGACGGGCTCCGTCCACAGCCCTTGGATGCGGCATGCGCGTCCACAGCGGGGACCGGCGTGCACAGGTGATGTCGTACCCCCGTGCTCAACTCGCGGGGTGCACCTAGATCGAACGACGTTGGATGCGTCCGAGCAACCCGAAGCGTTGCCGTGCCAGCCAGAACTGCCGCTCCAGTACGGTCTTGACCCGTCGGAGGCCACAGCCCAGCAAACTAGCGGCGGGACGAAGGCGGTAGCCACTGCTGACCGCGATCGGAAGTCGGACGGAGACCACAGGCGAGAGTCGGACAGTCGGTACCGAGTCTTCCCGTGTGTCCCCGCTGAAGCGGCCGCCGCAGCGCAGGGCGCCCTTGACATCCCCGGCCTCGGGATACCCTTGCGGCGGCAGATTCCACAAACGCCCGCTACAAGAGGGAGCGATCGTCCATTGCGGGAGCATCAGAAGCAGATCCTTACCGTGCTCTACAACGCGACCCTGGAGCACGAAGGCCCGATTTCCCACGACTTTCAGGACTGGGCGGCCGACGTCGCGCATGTTCGAGGAGAGCTCGATCGAAAGAAGAAGGTGCCGCCTGGAGCGATTGAGACGCTCCTAGATTCTCAAGTGCGCGAACCCGAGCTTGCGAGATTCATCTATGCAGCGGAACGCTATATGCTTCTACGGGCTACCTCGGCGATCGCTGAATGTGCCCCGCTCGCTCTGGCAGATCCTGCATTCCGGAGCGGACCACTCGGCAAAGCCCTGGCGATTGTTGAGGCGATAGACGGTATTCTCGCAGAGCGCGCTCCAAACGCTCTCGCGACGGAACAACTGCAAGTGCGAGAGTTGGTGCATG
The Cellulomonas gilvus ATCC 13127 DNA segment above includes these coding regions:
- a CDS encoding helix-turn-helix domain-containing protein yields the protein MTTTTQPETTERSVIARSKYYRVKDAAVVLGVPVRTLYHLAETEQIPCRRIGTVILIPATWVDREPAQPRRR
- the mobF gene encoding MobF family relaxase, whose product is MHKLTVGDGYAYLTRHIAAGDAGLFAGDSLTAYYEQTGNPSGRWLGGGLGALGGGRLQVGAAVSEAAMTAVFRDGRDPISIEPLGTPYRQLVPGEGRHTVAGYDLTFTAPKSVSVLWALADDQTRTALYDAHRDALASALRFVEQWVIRTRVGAAGCRQVRTRGMVAAAFDHWDSRAGDPNLHTHVVVANKVQGPDGAWSSIDGRTLHAAVVTVSELYDALLADEVSRRLGATWSTRARGERRNPAFEVDGLGEDLLAEFSARSEQIHCAEQRWAEEFAERRGRAPSRVETTRARQHLTRETRPPKFIRALRELLADWANRARALTGVEPVDLAARALTGRHSRPLRAGDVGPEVRAAIVAQVLDDVSTRRSVWSTWNLGAAALRSSLALRMASSDDRLKLTNAIVREAGAACVRLDGDVEPSRRRVGEETFTSVELLRAERTLLEAAETASPLGIPALAARLADRHLAHLSDDQRAAAKAVLLSTKQLDVLVGPAGTGKTTTLAALAAEWRSTRGSVVGLAPSASAAATLSSALGVRCETAAKWIYESIGDGAAQRALRYRAETAVVEDPSVTYWDRDAANGRRHALVVDQKQWRFRRGDLVIVDEASMADTRTLAVLIEQAGAVEAKVLLVGDHLQRGSVDAGGAFGMLSRRGPTAELRTLWRFSQPWEARATLELRHGDPAALDAYARHLRISHGQHDDMLGDALASAAAAEADGRVVLLAAADRRTVSELNARSRAERVRTGTVHADGVTLGDGLTGGVGDRVVTRRNNRRLRTGEGFVRNGDLWQITAVLPDGGLRVRPAGDPAGATLRLPAAYVAANVELGYATTTARGQGRTVDETHTVVTAGMGREDLYVAVTRGRHLNRLYVATDRPDPDCLPGSAPESARELLDRILATTHAETSATETWATHHPERPEPPLPTTPPQPSAVPPLRPPIDRSPLTPPTSSRPDGHVLDRW